Proteins found in one Epinephelus fuscoguttatus linkage group LG4, E.fuscoguttatus.final_Chr_v1 genomic segment:
- the znf710a gene encoding zinc finger protein 710a isoform X2, translating to MRSLKHLKHHSRNNVEEESSRLVRTYPKMTEGHVDVGTQTEPVVVLSLAQAAVLGLISQNEIFGATIAPNGFYTGEPRECPPPPPEAMEYEYADQLIGANGDYLAEPSGEPEPQPHCSERRRPGPRGRTKRPRSEEGHPHKVASPQAQVKGERLDSDSPPSCIHMNSRQSPGKSEDPVTQQGPLKEEQACGNCPSCVRDTPRPQTDGQPEQEEENTGRERERKEEELVVEEEEEEEALNLKTSGDAGSPLENRYYESNEVAYESADMALPGEYEENGQAMLWSDPEGLARRMQIDRLDINVQIDESYCVDVGEGLKRWKCRMCEKSYTSKYNLVTHILGHNGIKPHECLHCGKLFKQPSHLQTHLLTHQGTRPHKCTVCEKAFTQTSHLKRHMLQHSDVKPYSCRFCGRGFAYPSELRTHENKHENGQCHVCTQCGLEFPTYAHLKRHLASHQGPTTYQCTECHKSFAYRSQLQNHLMKHQNVRPYVCPECGMEFVQIHHLRQHALTHKGMKEFKCDVCAREFTLSANLKRHMLIHASVRPFQCHVCFKTFVQKQTLKTHMIVHLPVKPFKCKVCGKSFNRMYNLLGHMHLHAGSKPFKCPYCTSKFNLKGNLSRHMKVKHGIMDTSIDGQEPPQDPEGQEDYEEESFEFSERENRANNNNTPDIAKLSQMEYYSTYGKGAGRFSTA from the exons ATGAGATCCCTGAAACACCTCAAACATCACTCCAGGAACAATGTG gaggaggagagtagCCGCTTGGTGCGGACCTACCCCAAGATGACTGAGGGCCACGTGGATGTGGGCACGCAGACGGAGCCCGTGGTGGTGCTATCTCTGGCTCAGGCTGCTGTTCTCGGCCTCATCTCCCAGAATGAAATCTTTGGGGCCACCATAGCTCCAAATGGCTTTTACACAGGGGAGCCCAGAgagtgtcctcctcctccacctgaggcaatGGAGTATGAGTACGCTGATCAGCTAATAGGGGCCAACGGAGACTACCTGGCTGAGCCTTCTGGGGAGCCGGAGCCTCAGCCCCACTGCAGTGAGAGAAGGCGGCCGGGGCCCCGTGGGAGAACCAAGAGGCCTAGGAGTGAGGAGGGTCACCCACACAAAGTAGCAAGTCCACAGGCTCAGGTTAAAGGTGAACGGCTTGACTCTGATAGCCCTCCGTCCTGCATTCACATGAACAGCAGGCAAAGTCCCGGCAAGTCAGAGGATCCAGTCACTCAACAAGGTCCTCTGAAAGAGGAGCAGGCCTGCGGAAACTGTCCCTCATGTGTGAGAGACACACCCAGGCCACAAACAGACGGACAGCCagaacaggaagaagaaaacactggtagagaaagagagaggaaggaagaagagTTGGTggtagaggaagaagaggaggaggaggcactAAACCTCAAGACCAGTGGTGACGCTGGCAGTCCTCTGGAGAACCGCTATTACGAGTCCAACGAGGTGGCGTACGAGTCCGCTGACATGGCCCTGCCAGGAGAATATGAGGAGAACGGCCAGGCCATGCTGTGGTCAGACCCAGAGGGCCTCGCCAGACGAATGCAGATTGACCGGTTGGACATCAACGTACAGATCGATGAGTCTTACTGCGTAGATGTGGGCGAGGGTCTGAAACGCTGGAAGTGTCGCATGTGCGAGAAGTCATACACATCCAAATACAACCTCGTCACTCATATCCTGGGCCACAATGGAATAAAGCCCCATGAATGTCTACACTGTGGGAAACTCTTCAAGCAGCCGAGCCACCTCCAGACTCACCTGCTCACCCACCAGGGCACCAGACCTCACAAGTGCACCGTTTGTGAGAAGGCCTTCACGCAGACCAGCCACTTGAAGAGGCACATGCTGCAGCACTCAGACGTCAAACCATACAGCTGCCGCTTTTGTGGCCGCGGCTTCGCCTACCCCAGCGAACTGAGGACCCATGAGAACAAACACGAGAATGGCCAGTGCCATGTCTGCACCCAGTGTGGCCTCGAGTTCCCAACCTACGCGCACCTGAAGCGCCACCTTGCCAGCCACCAGGGCCCGACCACGTACCAGTGCACGGAGTGCCACAAGTCCTTCGCCTACCGCAGCCAGCTGCAGAACCACTTGATGAAGCACCAGAACGTGCGGCCCTACGTCTGCCCCGAGTGCGGCATGGAGTTTGTCCAGATCCACCACCTTCGACAACACGCGCTCACTCACAAG GGCATGAAAGAATTCAAGTGCGACGTCTGCGCCAGAGAGTTCACCCTGTCTGCCAACCTAAAGAGACACATGTTGATCCACGCCAGCGTGCGGCCCTTCCAGTGCCACGTCTGCTTCAAGACCTTTGTCCAGAAGCAGACCCTTAAAACGCACATGATTGTCCACCTGCCGGTCAAGCCTTTCAAATGCAAG GTGTGCGGAAAGTCTTTCAACAGAATGTACAACCTCCTCGGCCACATGCACCTCCACGCCGGCAGCAAGCCCTTCAAGTGCCCTTACTGCACCAGCAAGTTCAACCTGAAGGGCAACCTCAGCCGACACATGAAGGTCAAACACGGCATCATGGACACCTCGATAGACGGGCAAG AACCCCCCCAAGATCCAGAGGGCCAGGAGGACTACGAGGAGGAGAGCTTCGAGTTCAGCGAGCGAGAAAACCgagctaacaacaacaacacaccagACATTGCTAAACTATCTCAAATGGAGTATTACAGCACCTATGGGAAGGGCGCAGGGCGCTTCAGCACTGCATGA
- the znf710a gene encoding zinc finger protein 710a isoform X1, with product MRSLKHLKHHSRNNVEEESSRLVRTYPKMTEGHVDVGTQTEPVVVLSLAQAAVLGLISQNEIFGATIAPNGFYTGEPRECPPPPPEAMEYEYADQLIGANGDYLAEPSGEPEPQPHCSERRRPGPRGRTKRPRSEEGHPHKVASPQAQVKGERLDSDSPPSCIHMNSRQSPGKSEDPVTQQGPLKEEQACGNCPSCVRDTPRPQTDGQPEQEEENTGRERERKEEELVVEEEEEEEALNLKTSGDAGSPLENRYYESNEVAYESADMALPGEYEENGQAMLWSDPEGLARRMQIDRLDINVQIDESYCVDVGEGLKRWKCRMCEKSYTSKYNLVTHILGHNGIKPHECLHCGKLFKQPSHLQTHLLTHQGTRPHKCTVCEKAFTQTSHLKRHMLQHSDVKPYSCRFCGRGFAYPSELRTHENKHENGQCHVCTQCGLEFPTYAHLKRHLASHQGPTTYQCTECHKSFAYRSQLQNHLMKHQNVRPYVCPECGMEFVQIHHLRQHALTHKVLAAHTLALKGMKEFKCDVCAREFTLSANLKRHMLIHASVRPFQCHVCFKTFVQKQTLKTHMIVHLPVKPFKCKVCGKSFNRMYNLLGHMHLHAGSKPFKCPYCTSKFNLKGNLSRHMKVKHGIMDTSIDGQEPPQDPEGQEDYEEESFEFSERENRANNNNTPDIAKLSQMEYYSTYGKGAGRFSTA from the exons ATGAGATCCCTGAAACACCTCAAACATCACTCCAGGAACAATGTG gaggaggagagtagCCGCTTGGTGCGGACCTACCCCAAGATGACTGAGGGCCACGTGGATGTGGGCACGCAGACGGAGCCCGTGGTGGTGCTATCTCTGGCTCAGGCTGCTGTTCTCGGCCTCATCTCCCAGAATGAAATCTTTGGGGCCACCATAGCTCCAAATGGCTTTTACACAGGGGAGCCCAGAgagtgtcctcctcctccacctgaggcaatGGAGTATGAGTACGCTGATCAGCTAATAGGGGCCAACGGAGACTACCTGGCTGAGCCTTCTGGGGAGCCGGAGCCTCAGCCCCACTGCAGTGAGAGAAGGCGGCCGGGGCCCCGTGGGAGAACCAAGAGGCCTAGGAGTGAGGAGGGTCACCCACACAAAGTAGCAAGTCCACAGGCTCAGGTTAAAGGTGAACGGCTTGACTCTGATAGCCCTCCGTCCTGCATTCACATGAACAGCAGGCAAAGTCCCGGCAAGTCAGAGGATCCAGTCACTCAACAAGGTCCTCTGAAAGAGGAGCAGGCCTGCGGAAACTGTCCCTCATGTGTGAGAGACACACCCAGGCCACAAACAGACGGACAGCCagaacaggaagaagaaaacactggtagagaaagagagaggaaggaagaagagTTGGTggtagaggaagaagaggaggaggaggcactAAACCTCAAGACCAGTGGTGACGCTGGCAGTCCTCTGGAGAACCGCTATTACGAGTCCAACGAGGTGGCGTACGAGTCCGCTGACATGGCCCTGCCAGGAGAATATGAGGAGAACGGCCAGGCCATGCTGTGGTCAGACCCAGAGGGCCTCGCCAGACGAATGCAGATTGACCGGTTGGACATCAACGTACAGATCGATGAGTCTTACTGCGTAGATGTGGGCGAGGGTCTGAAACGCTGGAAGTGTCGCATGTGCGAGAAGTCATACACATCCAAATACAACCTCGTCACTCATATCCTGGGCCACAATGGAATAAAGCCCCATGAATGTCTACACTGTGGGAAACTCTTCAAGCAGCCGAGCCACCTCCAGACTCACCTGCTCACCCACCAGGGCACCAGACCTCACAAGTGCACCGTTTGTGAGAAGGCCTTCACGCAGACCAGCCACTTGAAGAGGCACATGCTGCAGCACTCAGACGTCAAACCATACAGCTGCCGCTTTTGTGGCCGCGGCTTCGCCTACCCCAGCGAACTGAGGACCCATGAGAACAAACACGAGAATGGCCAGTGCCATGTCTGCACCCAGTGTGGCCTCGAGTTCCCAACCTACGCGCACCTGAAGCGCCACCTTGCCAGCCACCAGGGCCCGACCACGTACCAGTGCACGGAGTGCCACAAGTCCTTCGCCTACCGCAGCCAGCTGCAGAACCACTTGATGAAGCACCAGAACGTGCGGCCCTACGTCTGCCCCGAGTGCGGCATGGAGTTTGTCCAGATCCACCACCTTCGACAACACGCGCTCACTCACAAGGTACTGGCAGCGCACACCCTCGCACTTAAG GGCATGAAAGAATTCAAGTGCGACGTCTGCGCCAGAGAGTTCACCCTGTCTGCCAACCTAAAGAGACACATGTTGATCCACGCCAGCGTGCGGCCCTTCCAGTGCCACGTCTGCTTCAAGACCTTTGTCCAGAAGCAGACCCTTAAAACGCACATGATTGTCCACCTGCCGGTCAAGCCTTTCAAATGCAAG GTGTGCGGAAAGTCTTTCAACAGAATGTACAACCTCCTCGGCCACATGCACCTCCACGCCGGCAGCAAGCCCTTCAAGTGCCCTTACTGCACCAGCAAGTTCAACCTGAAGGGCAACCTCAGCCGACACATGAAGGTCAAACACGGCATCATGGACACCTCGATAGACGGGCAAG AACCCCCCCAAGATCCAGAGGGCCAGGAGGACTACGAGGAGGAGAGCTTCGAGTTCAGCGAGCGAGAAAACCgagctaacaacaacaacacaccagACATTGCTAAACTATCTCAAATGGAGTATTACAGCACCTATGGGAAGGGCGCAGGGCGCTTCAGCACTGCATGA